A stretch of the Camarhynchus parvulus chromosome 4, STF_HiC, whole genome shotgun sequence genome encodes the following:
- the FHDC1 gene encoding FH2 domain-containing protein 1, whose amino-acid sequence MHVMNCLSLVNDKENGAIPVATGLMSEDTTTAPQLSQPAASRPPAPCPLTGAPPAPPLPPGMPPPPPPPPPLPGPSVPLPPQLVNGHDSHGKKKRMRSFFWKTIPEEQVRGKNNIWTIAARPQYQIDTKTIEELFGQQEEAKPQDSRSRSLKSSFKETKEEVSILDAKRSMNIGIFLKQFKKSAESIIEDIYHGRSQPYGSELLHEFLKLLPEAEEVKKLKAFDGDVSKLSQADSFMYLLIQVPNYALRIEAMVLEREFSPSCASLQDDMKIIRRATKELMTCEELHSILHLVLQAGNIMNAGGYAGNAVGFKLSSLLKLADTKANKPGMSLLHFVALEAQKKDAALLNFSEKIRSVHDAARLSIDSVEAELHSLSVKTRSVKDSIRRDPKLFHQMENFLQFAVRHLKELEHQKRELQKEGNALIDFFCEDKETMKLDECFQIFRDFCIRFNTSVKENREREIQELHSLQRRKELEEKRRSWAAGELGSFGRSSSENDVEMLAKNGLGEFLPFLQQRPQSPLYRNTNSRRSRLSLGVTADRELQSFLEISKDEDPNKFNSLPRANTRQAKPNVAWTESKETRDLNLNTLHLHQQSETEVKSGGPVQMPTAQPSHLSSSASPGAHYSQRSTDYNVHTSNVSCEESTDINALALAIEERELVKGLRKFDIQGAKPAEDAPLIYLEDAGGTDLETLDDLSFRSLSTADDELPPAGRSSREARDHQTKTVGCKTEALEPSSSSPMSMDTSVSGSREDGPVCYMSDTTTDCSLTLDSEEGNDFKSADNEIRSEAGKACSSGNDAQHKARSFFSNLNSTSDKDLSLHTSANDKDDADSKHTLPKEKPIKNKDLVGPKTNSLKDRSPSSTKSSGPRPSHTAPSRPVRTLNASENESMRKVVPISRSNRAPSTVKKPEAKPALRESSTVESRLSHRSSVRGTTDTLPRSPYRHSMSVEEPKLRRGTVTSSSAHFERDRVALKKPISKPIRSNVKSKTDETKMCRSSVKPQTPADDTKVATVSIPKAPPAVPNFARNTVASSSKRAKVDLSTSSRPPPITRSVSQRLPKVKPAVTSDDPNPKENSMSTLKRANSARVVGRSILQGEAVSTKAEPAPKEQGTVEKASLKLKDANRTTIGKILKPLLK is encoded by the exons ATGCATGTTATGAATTGTCTCTCCTTGGTCAATGATAAAGAAAATGGGGCAATTCCAGTTGCGACGGGATTAATGAGCGAGGATACGACGACAGCGCCTcaactttctcagcctgcaGCATCGCGGCCCCCCGCACCATGTCCCCTCAcaggggctcccccagcccctccgcTCCCCCCGGGAATGCCGCCCCCTCCACCACCCCCTCCTCCACTGCCTGGCCCCAGCGTACCTCTGCCTCCACAGCTGGTCAATGGGCACGACAGCCACGGCAAAAAAAAACGGATGCGGAGCTTTTTCTGGAAAACTATCCCTGAGGAACAAGTCCGTGGTAAAAACAATATCTGGACGATTGCTGCACGACCACAGTATCAAATTGATACGAAGACAATTGAGGAACTTtttgggcagcaggaggaagccaAACCCCAGGACTCTCGAAGCCGATCTTTAAAGTCTTCGTTTAAAGAGACTAAAGAGGAG GTTTCCATTTTGGATGCAAAACGAAGTATGAACATTGGGATATTTCTCAAACAATTCAAAAA GTCTGCCGAATCCATCATTGAAGATATTTATCATGGAAGAAGTCAGCCTTATGGTTCTGAACTGCTACAtgaatttcttaaattattacCAGAAGCAGAGGAG gtgaagaaattaaaagcctTTGATGGAGATGTATCAAAACTGTCTCAAGCTGATTCCTTCATGTACTTACTAATCCAGGTGCCAAA CTATGCTCTTAGGATTGAAGCCATGGTGTTGGAGAGGGAGTTCTCACCCTCCTGTGCTTCTCTACAGGATGACATGAAAATTATAAGACGGGCAACAAAAG AGTTAATGACTTGTGAGGAGCTGCATTCCATATTGCACTTGGTCCTTCAGGCTGGCAATATTATGAATGCG gGAGGTTATGCTGGCAATGCTGTTGGATTCAAACTGTCGTCGCTGCTCAAGCTGGCAGACACGAAAGCAAACAAACCTGGGATGAGTCTGCTGCATTTTGTTGCTCTG GAAGCCCAAAAGAAAGATGCTGCTCTTCtcaacttttcagaaaaaattagGAGCGTTCATGATGCCGCCAG GTTATCCATTGATAGTGTAGAAGCAGAGCTGCACTCACTGTCTGTCAAGACAAGATCTGTTAAAGACAGCATCCGACGAGACCCAAAACTCTTTCACCAGATGGAAAACTTTCTCCAG TTTGCTGTAAGGCATCTAAAGGAGCTTGAACACCAGAAACGAGAACTGCAAAAGGAGGGAAATGCTCTCATTGACTTTTTCTGTGAAGACAAAGAAACTATGAAGTTGGATGAATGTTTCCAGATATTTAGGGACTTCTGCATAAGATTCAACACATCTGTTAAG GAGAATAGGGAACGAGAGATCCAGGAGCTCCATAGTCTGCAAAGGcgaaaggagctggaggagaagcgTCGGTCCTGGGCAGCTGGAGAGCTTGGGAGCTTTGGGCggagcagcagtgaaaatgaTGTAGAGATGTTGGCTAAAAACGGACTTGGagaatttcttcccttcttGCAGCAGAGGCCTCAGAGCCCTTTGTACAGAAACACAAATTCCAGACGCTCTCGACTTTCTTTGGGGGTGACTGCAGACAGGGAGTTGCAGAGTTTCCTGGAAATCTCCAAAGACGAGGATCCAAACAAGTTTAACAGCCTTCCCCGTGCAAACACCCGGCAAGCAAAACCTAACGTAGCCTGGACAGAATCCAAGGAAACAAGAGATCTCAACTTAAATACCTTGCACTTACACCAGCAGTCTGAAACAGAAGTGAAAAGTGGTGGCCCCGTGCAGATGCCtacagctcagcccagccacctcagcagctcagccagccctggtgcccatTACTCACAGAGGAGCACCGACTACAACGTGCACACTTCCAACGTGTCCTGCGAGGAGTCCACGGACATAAATGCTCTGGCCCTTGCAATTGAGGAGCGTGAACTTGTTAAAGGATTACGAAAGTTTGATATTCAAGGAGCAAAGCCTGCAGAAGATGCACCTTTAATATATTTAGAGGATGCTGGTGGGACAGACCTGGAGACTCTGGATGATCTGAGCTTCCGTTCCCTGAGCACTGCCGATGatgagctgcctccagctggcAGGAGTTCCAGAGAGGCCCGTGACCATCAAACCAAGACAGTGGGTTGCAAGACTGAAGCTTtagagcccagcagcagcagccctatGTCTATGGATACAAGTGTTTCAGGAAGTAGGGAAGATGGGCCAGTGTGCTACATGTCAGATACCACGACTGATTGTTCTTTGACATTGGACTCTGAAGAGGGAAACGATTTTAAATCGGCAGACAACGAAATAAGAAGTGAGGCTGGCAAAGCATGCTCTTCTGGCAATGATGCTCAGCACAAGGCTAGATCTTTCTTCTCAAACCTGAATTCCACCTCTGACAAGGACCTGTCTCTTCACACTTCTGCCAATGATAAGGATGATGCTGATAGCAAGCACACCCttcctaaagaaaaacccataaaaaataaagatctaGTAGGACCAAAGACAAACTCTCTAAAAGATCGATCTCCAAGCTCCACAAAATCCAGTGGCCCTCGCCCTAGccacacagctccttccagaCCTGTCAGAACTTTGAATGCCTCTGAGAATGAAAGCATGAGGAAAGTGGTCCCTATTTCTCGGTCAAACAGGGCACCCAGCACCGTGAAAAAGCCAGAAGCCAAGCCAGCCCTTCGTGAAAGCAGCACCGTGGAGAGTCGGCTGTCTCACCGCAGCTCTGTCCGAGGCACAACAGACACGCTGCCAAGAAGTCCCTACAGGCACAGCATGTCAGTGGAAGAGCCAAAGTTACGAAGGGGCACCGTCACCTCAAGCAGTGCTCATTTTGAGAGGGACAGAGTCGCTCTCAAGAAGCCAATCTCTAAACCCATTAGGAGTAATGTCAAATCAAAGACAGATGAAACAAAGATGTGTCGCTCCAGTGTAAAACCCCAGACCcctgcagatgacaccaaggTTGCCACAGTCAGTATTCCCAAAGCACCACCTGCTGTCCCAAACTTTGCAAGGAATACAGTGGCCTCTTCTTCAAAGCGTGCAAAAGTGGATCTATCCACTTCATCCAGACCTCCACCCATCACAAGGTCTGTGTCCCAGAGGCTGCCTAAAGTGAAGCCAGCAGTGACCTCTGATGATCCAAATCCAAAGGAGAACAGCATGAGTACTTTAAAGAGAGCAAATAGTGCCAGAGTGGTTGGAAGAAGCATCCTGCAGGGAGAAGCTGTCAGCACCAAAGCAGAGCCTGCACCAAAGGAACAGGGAACAGTGGAAAAGGCATCACTTAAACTGAAGGATGCAAACCGAACCACAATTGGTAAAATCCTGAAGCCATTATTGAAATAA